A genomic stretch from Kribbella amoyensis includes:
- a CDS encoding peptidase inhibitor family I36 protein: MRKIMAAIAVAALGTAGTVAAVATAPSAQAATGYNRCPAGYYCMFSGYNGTGTIAYFKLQSPNLKLQGIDNASRSEWNRSGKLVTLYVDYNYNDGWGSGGHACSVSGAKGNYASRWQAKFSSLKVGTYSC, translated from the coding sequence ATGCGTAAGATCATGGCCGCTATCGCCGTCGCCGCCCTCGGAACGGCGGGCACGGTCGCGGCCGTCGCCACGGCGCCGTCGGCCCAGGCGGCCACCGGTTACAACCGCTGTCCGGCCGGCTACTACTGCATGTTCTCCGGCTACAACGGCACCGGCACCATCGCCTACTTCAAGCTGCAGTCGCCGAACCTGAAGTTGCAGGGCATCGACAACGCCAGCCGCTCGGAGTGGAACCGGTCCGGCAAGCTCGTGACGCTGTATGTCGACTACAACTACAACGACGGCTGGGGCTCGGGCGGTCACGCCTGCAGCGTGTCGGGCGCCAAGGGGAACTACGCCAGCCGCTGGCAGGCGAAGTTCAGCTCGCTGAAGGTCGGCACGTACAGCTGCTGA
- a CDS encoding carbohydrate ABC transporter permease: MAARRLYRRSPRLDRRTVRRIAFYLLLIAVAALFIGPFLILVSSAVKPATQDVFGFPPDLIPRPPVLDWFREAWTAIPYARFLLNSVIYVGITVPVYLVVSALTAYPLARIAFRGRGLFFLLFLSIMFLPGELMLIPRYLVMGQLGLTDTFASVILPAILSSLGIFLLRQAFSQIPDEIVEAARVDGANEFAIFWRIAVPIVAPTLAVLAILGFVSVWNSFIWPLVTLTSQSKFPIALGIAYLSGVSGTDVRGLAAGTVLSLIPVVVVFLLLQKRILNSMGGAVKG, from the coding sequence GCGGACGGTCCGGCGGATCGCGTTCTACCTGCTGCTGATCGCGGTCGCCGCGTTGTTCATCGGCCCGTTCCTGATCCTGGTCAGTTCGGCGGTCAAACCGGCCACCCAGGACGTCTTCGGCTTCCCGCCGGACCTGATCCCGCGGCCGCCGGTACTGGACTGGTTCCGGGAGGCCTGGACCGCGATCCCGTACGCGCGGTTCCTGCTGAACTCGGTGATCTACGTCGGCATCACGGTCCCGGTGTACCTGGTCGTGTCGGCGCTGACGGCGTACCCGCTGGCCCGGATCGCGTTCCGCGGCCGCGGCCTGTTCTTCCTGCTGTTCCTGTCGATCATGTTCCTGCCGGGCGAGCTGATGCTGATCCCGCGGTACCTGGTGATGGGCCAGCTCGGACTGACCGACACGTTCGCCTCCGTCATCCTGCCCGCGATCCTGTCGTCGCTCGGCATCTTCCTGCTCCGGCAGGCGTTCTCGCAGATCCCGGACGAGATCGTGGAGGCGGCCCGGGTGGACGGGGCGAACGAGTTCGCGATCTTCTGGCGGATCGCGGTCCCGATCGTCGCCCCGACCCTGGCGGTGCTCGCGATCCTCGGGTTCGTCTCGGTCTGGAACAGCTTCATCTGGCCGCTGGTCACGTTGACGAGTCAGTCCAAGTTCCCGATCGCGCTCGGTATCGCCTACCTGAGCGGGGTCAGCGGCACCGATGTCCGCGGTCTTGCCGCCGGTACGGTGCTCTCGCTGATCCCGGTCGTGGTGGTGTTTCTCCTGCTGCAGAAGCGGATCCTGAACAGCATGGGCGGAGCCGTCAAAGGCTGA